In the Bacteroidota bacterium genome, one interval contains:
- a CDS encoding Omp28 family outer membrane lipoprotein: MKTLLKFLSFSVFVLFVSSCDIIDEPFTRETVIDTSSTQAVRKVLLEDYTGHTCINCPTAAVTAKDLKDYYGNKVVVMAVHAGFFAMPQSGNYSADFRTPAGNELDNFFGISGVGNPNGMVNRMEYNQNRIIAPEKWGAAIEDIIDLPPDAYIELGLIYDQISRKLSGDCHVKFINQLDGTFRFCLCLIENNIVAPQKNNNQSIGPTPDWLDYVHQHVLRGAINGTWGEEINPGGPVETGLKYHLSFTNFEILPDWKYEDCSVVAFVFNADTKEVIQAEEMDVISSAPFSLCSDNPRLSSGRSRYL, translated from the coding sequence ATGAAAACCTTATTAAAATTTCTCTCATTTTCCGTATTCGTCCTGTTCGTGTCTTCCTGTGATATCATTGATGAACCTTTTACCAGGGAAACAGTAATAGATACTTCAAGTACACAGGCTGTTCGAAAAGTATTGCTGGAAGATTATACCGGACATACCTGTATAAATTGTCCCACCGCTGCTGTTACAGCGAAAGATTTGAAAGATTATTATGGGAATAAAGTTGTAGTCATGGCTGTCCACGCAGGTTTTTTTGCTATGCCGCAATCAGGTAATTATTCAGCCGATTTTCGCACCCCAGCAGGGAATGAGCTGGATAATTTCTTCGGCATCAGCGGTGTGGGCAATCCCAATGGCATGGTTAACCGTATGGAATACAATCAGAACCGTATCATAGCGCCTGAAAAATGGGGAGCAGCAATCGAGGATATTATCGATTTACCCCCTGATGCATATATAGAGTTAGGTTTGATATACGATCAGATCTCGCGGAAGTTGAGTGGCGACTGTCATGTCAAGTTTATAAATCAGCTTGATGGTACATTCAGGTTTTGTCTTTGTCTGATTGAGAATAATATTGTCGCACCTCAGAAGAACAATAATCAATCGATTGGTCCCACACCTGACTGGCTCGATTATGTGCATCAGCATGTTCTCAGGGGTGCTATCAATGGCACATGGGGTGAAGAAATCAATCCGGGTGGCCCTGTTGAGACAGGATTAAAATATCATCTGAGTTTCACAAATTTCGAAATCCTGCCTGATTGGAAGTACGAGGATTGTTCTGTGGTGGCGTTTGTTTTTAATGCCGATACAAAAGAAGTGATTCAGGCTGAGGAGATGGACGTTATTTCATCAGCACCATTTTCCTTGTGCTCAGATAATCCCCGGCTTTCATCTGGTAGAAGTAGATACCTTTAG